The following are encoded together in the Longimicrobium sp. genome:
- a CDS encoding TVP38/TMEM64 family protein, producing the protein MAARAEPEPANEAVLPRRRKIAVAAGAPRPRVTTPAADGEAAPARRGFDWKKIVLVAAIAAIVAAFFLLGGHEYLRLETLKANRARLLEFTHAHYPAMLVVAFAAYVVLTALSIPDAIVFSLAVGLLFGRWAGTALVVAAATTGATLAFLGARYLFADAARRRMGPRLQRIAKGFEEDAFGYLLFLRLVPLFPFWLVNLVPAFTPVTTRTYVAATAIGIIPGSFVFCNLGARLATIESTRDLFDRQTLLALALLGITALVPIAWKKIRNRRTGATR; encoded by the coding sequence ATGGCCGCGCGGGCGGAACCGGAGCCCGCGAATGAAGCCGTTCTTCCGCGCCGCCGCAAGATCGCCGTCGCCGCGGGTGCGCCGCGTCCGCGCGTGACTACTCCGGCGGCGGACGGGGAGGCGGCGCCCGCGCGGCGCGGGTTCGACTGGAAGAAGATCGTGCTCGTCGCCGCCATCGCCGCGATCGTGGCCGCCTTCTTCCTGCTGGGCGGGCACGAGTACCTGCGGCTGGAGACGCTGAAGGCCAACCGCGCGCGGCTGCTGGAGTTCACGCACGCGCACTACCCGGCGATGCTGGTCGTCGCGTTCGCCGCGTACGTGGTGCTGACGGCGCTCAGCATCCCCGACGCCATCGTGTTCTCGCTGGCGGTGGGGCTGCTGTTCGGGCGCTGGGCGGGCACCGCGCTGGTGGTGGCCGCGGCGACGACGGGGGCCACGCTGGCGTTCCTGGGCGCGCGCTACCTGTTCGCGGACGCGGCGCGCCGACGGATGGGGCCGCGGCTGCAGCGCATCGCCAAAGGGTTCGAGGAGGACGCGTTCGGCTATCTCCTCTTCCTGCGCCTGGTGCCGCTCTTCCCGTTCTGGCTGGTGAACCTGGTGCCGGCGTTCACCCCCGTCACCACGCGCACCTACGTGGCGGCGACGGCCATCGGCATCATCCCGGGCAGCTTCGTGTTCTGCAACCTGGGCGCGCGGCTGGCCACGATCGAGTCGACGCGCGACCTGTTCGACCGGCAGACGCTGCTGGCGCTGGCGCTGCTGGGCATCACCGCGCTGGTCCCCATCGCCTGGAAGAAGATCCGCAACCGACGGACAGGAGCCACCCGATGA
- a CDS encoding DUF1499 domain-containing protein: MSPVGNDPPVGLGETPAGFDPPAPSNLGHTLALVALVVGAIAFLMVMFAGPGYRLGWWDVGTALRTMFKYGAYLGIAAAVLAIVAALMARRGPGRGALALAALALLLGAAAWFFPWSFRRHARAVPPIHDITTDFVSPPELTYSRMMRDTSGGKLNAWQYEGDSIAAQQRKAYPDVQPVMLSMTPDEAYRAVMRVANDMGWDVVVNDPQGRRLEAVDETKWFGFKDDVSIRVTPASGIARVDIRSVSRIGRSDVGKNAERIRAFIARLKQTYRAQVADTA, translated from the coding sequence ATGAGCCCTGTTGGCAACGATCCCCCTGTTGGCCTCGGCGAGACCCCCGCCGGCTTCGACCCGCCCGCCCCGTCGAACCTGGGCCACACCCTCGCCCTCGTCGCCCTGGTCGTGGGGGCGATCGCGTTCCTGATGGTGATGTTCGCCGGCCCCGGCTACCGGCTGGGGTGGTGGGACGTGGGGACGGCGCTGCGCACGATGTTCAAGTACGGGGCGTACCTCGGCATCGCCGCGGCGGTGCTGGCGATCGTCGCGGCGCTGATGGCGCGGCGCGGGCCGGGCCGCGGCGCGCTGGCGCTGGCCGCGCTGGCGCTGCTGCTGGGGGCGGCGGCGTGGTTCTTCCCGTGGAGCTTCCGCCGGCACGCACGCGCGGTGCCGCCCATCCACGACATCACCACCGACTTCGTGAGCCCGCCCGAGCTCACCTATTCGCGGATGATGCGGGACACCAGCGGCGGCAAGCTGAACGCGTGGCAGTACGAGGGAGATTCGATCGCCGCGCAGCAGCGGAAGGCGTATCCCGACGTCCAGCCGGTGATGCTGTCGATGACCCCCGACGAGGCCTACCGCGCGGTGATGCGCGTGGCCAACGACATGGGGTGGGACGTGGTGGTGAACGATCCGCAGGGGCGGCGGCTGGAGGCGGTGGACGAGACGAAGTGGTTCGGCTTCAAGGACGACGTCTCCATCCGCGTCACCCCCGCGTCGGGGATCGCGCGGGTGGACATCCGCTCGGTCAGCCGCATCGGCCGCAGCGACGTGGGGAAGAACGCCGAGCGCATCCGCGCCTTCATCGCCCGGCTGAAGCAGACGTACCGCGCGCAGGTGGCGGATACAGCGTAA